The region GAGCGTGGGACCCGCACGCTGATCAGCGTCTCCCGGTCGACGGTGTTGAGCACCGCCGCGTCGGACTCCTCGGCCAGGTGCCAGCAGACCCCGTTGACCGTCCAGACCTCGTCGGTGCTGGGGAACGTCGGCTCGGTGCCACCGCAGGCCACGGTGAGCGCGGGGTCGCCGTACGCGGCGTTCTGCTCGGGGCCGGCGGTCACCGGCCGCTGGGCCAGGTCGCGGATGCTCGCCGGTAGTTGGGAGAGCAGCGCCCGGCAGACGGTGGCCGGGCGAGCGGCCAGCGCCGGGGCGGCCATCTGCACCGGGGTGGTGGACTGCACCCGGGCGGTGGTGGCGGACGGGCTCGGCGCGGCGGCCGGCGTGTCCGGGGCGAGCTTGGTGAAGGCCAGCACGGCCACCAACAACGTGATCGGCAGCGCGATCAACGTGGCCAGCAGGGCGGCGCCGCGAATGGTCCGGTCCCGACCGGCCGGCGCGGCGGCGGCCGG is a window of Micromonospora sp. WMMD961 DNA encoding:
- a CDS encoding DUF3515 domain-containing protein, giving the protein MDEMTTSSSALDDDGTREPADGNRDPAAPAAAAPAGRDRTIRGAALLATLIALPITLLVAVLAFTKLAPDTPAAAPSPSATTARVQSTTPVQMAAPALAARPATVCRALLSQLPASIRDLAQRPVTAGPEQNAAYGDPALTVACGGTEPTFPSTDEVWTVNGVCWHLAEESDAAVLNTVDRETLISVRVPRSYEQPLQWVPTISSTIVATMPSGGAIPSGCQR